The following coding sequences lie in one Verrucomicrobiales bacterium genomic window:
- a CDS encoding protein kinase: MTDNDAKSEETIFSAALQCAPDERAAFLDRACAGQPELRQRLEALLQAQLQLADFMESPLRPGELNPLDVKGVQAGPEEVPGTRIGHYKLLQKIGEGGCGVVYLAEQEQPVRRRVAVKVLKPGMDTKSVIARFEAERQALALMDHPNIAKVLDAGATKTGRPYFVMELVRGTRITTFCEENKLSLAERLALFIQVCQAVQHAHQKGIIHRDLKPSNILVTIHNPGAPGVPVIIDFGIAKATQGRLTDQTLFTALEEFLGTPAYMSPEQAMMTTLDIDTRSDIYSLGVLLYELLTGTTPFDTKELLKAGFDELRRVIREVEPPTPNTRLTQRLRRGPQSPLITHHSSLSTDLDWIVMKCLEKDRRRRYETADALATDLYRHLQNEPILARPPSRLYEFQKSVRRHRFGFGAALAVLIALAIGILLTSREAARARRAEQQTRLTAYVADMDLANRSLAENDLGAARNLLRRHLPSGKQADLRNWEWRYLADACEGDPHHSLTGHVSPIWSLRFVNATTLLTAGQADWRTILWSLDTRRPSMVITNLHGAGGVSPVMAVSPKRNRMFYRVGWRYASKILEVNLEQGTEATMREPNGHVLDLESGIESLDVSPDEQTLAIASGNEVVLVDLDGKTPKERFTTEQGAPVRALFSPDGERLVIADRRGHIAFWERATHRNLGVIAALDAAEGLWALTRSRDGRWLASPDGKQGIQIWNADDRTRIAVLEHPNFVERVAFSPDRKWLAAVGGDSTVRLWDTTTWRNERRLRGHTDSITSLDFSPDGHWLATGTRSGEVKLWPLSQAPIQSEQISLTAASFFELAADGSGFGRILKSGSSNNVTSWSAELWSTQPLKRIFSVPLPGGEPSSGVVLGGGRGIVLGGFDGNLRFLSSPTGAESVLSNAHAAEIYLLDVSMDGSTLASKALADSAMPEGRIRIWRLPQMEQIAELRHAENVHTIKLSDDGHWLAGFTGPGDMGVWEIPSMKGPPMWQGIAAHQRSRECAFSPDNRWFAAATPDGGAFVWDLSTHQRRVLPRAVTRYTSLSFSPDGTRLAAGSEGEGKLFDTATSQVVLSFQEHGLKLAFARDGERLLAVHEAGASVFHAPAIGKLQFDWLKVAPSAEAPPYRGPDPDYVRPDRF; this comes from the coding sequence GTGACAGACAACGACGCAAAAAGCGAAGAAACGATCTTCTCAGCAGCGCTTCAATGCGCACCTGACGAGCGGGCGGCATTTTTGGACAGGGCCTGCGCTGGACAACCCGAACTACGCCAACGACTGGAAGCCCTTCTGCAGGCCCAGCTGCAGCTCGCCGATTTCATGGAGTCTCCTCTGCGCCCAGGCGAGCTTAACCCCCTCGATGTAAAGGGGGTCCAAGCAGGCCCGGAAGAGGTTCCCGGCACCCGCATCGGCCACTACAAACTGCTGCAAAAAATTGGGGAGGGAGGCTGCGGCGTGGTGTACCTGGCGGAGCAGGAGCAGCCCGTCCGACGACGCGTGGCCGTGAAGGTTTTGAAACCGGGCATGGACACCAAAAGCGTCATCGCCCGCTTTGAGGCGGAACGCCAGGCATTGGCGCTCATGGACCACCCCAACATCGCCAAGGTTTTGGACGCGGGGGCGACCAAGACGGGCCGGCCTTACTTCGTCATGGAACTGGTTCGCGGAACCCGGATCACCACCTTCTGCGAAGAGAACAAGCTCTCGCTCGCGGAGCGCCTGGCGCTGTTCATCCAGGTCTGTCAGGCGGTTCAGCACGCCCATCAAAAGGGAATCATCCATCGCGATCTCAAGCCTTCCAACATCCTCGTCACCATTCACAATCCGGGGGCTCCGGGTGTTCCGGTCATCATCGATTTCGGCATCGCCAAGGCAACCCAAGGCCGCCTTACCGATCAAACGCTCTTCACTGCCCTGGAGGAGTTTCTCGGGACCCCGGCCTACATGAGCCCGGAGCAGGCGATGATGACCACGCTCGATATCGACACGCGCAGCGACATCTACTCGCTCGGAGTTTTACTCTACGAACTGCTCACCGGCACGACTCCCTTCGACACCAAAGAGCTGTTGAAAGCCGGCTTTGACGAACTGCGACGGGTGATCCGAGAGGTCGAGCCTCCCACCCCCAACACGCGACTTACCCAGCGCCTGCGGCGCGGGCCCCAGTCCCCACTCATCACTCATCACTCGTCACTTTCAACTGACCTGGATTGGATCGTGATGAAATGTCTGGAGAAGGATCGTCGTCGACGCTACGAAACGGCGGATGCCCTCGCGACGGACCTCTACCGACATCTCCAGAATGAACCGATCCTAGCCCGTCCCCCCAGCCGGCTTTACGAATTCCAAAAGTCGGTCCGCCGGCACCGGTTTGGTTTTGGGGCGGCGCTGGCGGTCTTAATCGCGCTGGCAATCGGCATCCTGCTTACTAGCCGGGAGGCAGCCCGTGCCCGGCGCGCGGAGCAGCAAACCCGGCTTACAGCGTACGTGGCGGATATGGATCTGGCCAATCGATCGCTTGCGGAGAATGATCTGGGGGCCGCGCGCAACCTTCTGCGCCGTCACCTGCCCAGCGGGAAGCAAGCCGATCTGCGAAACTGGGAGTGGCGTTACCTGGCCGATGCTTGTGAAGGGGATCCTCACCACTCTCTGACCGGGCATGTAAGCCCGATTTGGAGCCTTCGGTTTGTCAATGCGACCACCCTGCTCACCGCCGGCCAGGCCGACTGGCGGACCATACTGTGGAGTTTAGACACGCGTCGGCCCTCCATGGTAATCACGAACCTCCACGGGGCTGGAGGGGTTTCCCCGGTCATGGCCGTGTCACCCAAGCGGAACCGGATGTTTTATCGTGTAGGATGGCGTTATGCTTCGAAAATCCTAGAGGTGAATCTGGAGCAGGGTACCGAAGCGACGATGCGCGAGCCGAATGGCCATGTCCTCGACCTTGAAAGCGGAATCGAGTCCTTGGACGTGTCCCCCGACGAACAGACGCTCGCCATTGCGTCAGGCAACGAGGTGGTGCTGGTGGATTTGGATGGGAAGACTCCGAAAGAACGTTTTACCACGGAGCAGGGCGCTCCCGTTCGCGCTCTTTTCTCTCCGGACGGTGAACGGCTCGTGATCGCCGACCGGAGAGGCCATATCGCCTTCTGGGAGCGTGCCACGCACCGGAACCTCGGTGTGATCGCCGCCCTGGACGCTGCGGAGGGGCTCTGGGCGCTCACCCGATCCCGCGATGGACGATGGCTGGCCAGCCCTGACGGTAAACAGGGGATACAGATCTGGAACGCCGACGATCGGACCCGGATCGCAGTGCTGGAGCATCCCAACTTCGTGGAGCGCGTTGCCTTCTCGCCAGACAGAAAGTGGCTAGCCGCTGTCGGCGGCGACTCGACGGTGCGTCTCTGGGATACGACGACCTGGCGCAACGAGCGAAGGCTGCGAGGTCATACCGATTCGATCACTTCTCTGGATTTTTCACCCGACGGACATTGGCTGGCCACCGGCACCCGCAGCGGAGAGGTCAAACTCTGGCCACTCAGTCAGGCTCCCATCCAAAGTGAGCAGATCAGCTTGACTGCCGCATCCTTCTTCGAGTTGGCGGCCGACGGCAGTGGCTTTGGCCGGATACTCAAGTCCGGGTCCTCCAACAATGTGACGTCGTGGTCGGCGGAGCTATGGAGCACCCAACCCCTCAAACGTATCTTTAGTGTCCCGCTTCCCGGTGGGGAGCCAAGCAGTGGAGTAGTTCTGGGCGGTGGCCGGGGAATCGTGCTCGGCGGCTTTGACGGCAACCTCCGATTCCTGAGTTCGCCAACGGGAGCTGAGTCCGTGCTGAGCAACGCACACGCCGCCGAGATATATCTCCTCGACGTTTCCATGGACGGGTCGACGCTGGCAAGCAAAGCTCTGGCTGACTCAGCAATGCCGGAAGGCCGAATCCGCATCTGGCGCTTGCCGCAGATGGAGCAGATCGCCGAACTGCGGCATGCCGAGAACGTTCATACCATTAAGCTTTCCGACGATGGACACTGGCTTGCTGGATTCACGGGGCCGGGAGACATGGGCGTTTGGGAGATCCCGTCGATGAAGGGCCCTCCGATGTGGCAAGGCATTGCCGCTCACCAGAGAAGCAGAGAATGCGCGTTCTCGCCTGACAACCGCTGGTTTGCCGCCGCTACGCCCGATGGAGGAGCGTTTGTGTGGGACCTTTCGACTCACCAGCGCCGGGTGTTGCCACGCGCGGTGACGCGGTACACCTCCCTCTCTTTCTCTCCGGATGGCACACGGCTCGCCGCCGGCTCCGAAGGCGAGGGTAAACTCTTCGATACCGCCACGAGCCAAGTGGTTCTCTCGTTTCAAGAACATGGACTCAAGCTGGCATTTGCTCGGGATGGCGAGAGACTCCTGGCTGTCCATGAGGCAGGTGCGTCGGTTTTTCACGCGCCCGCGATCGGGAAGCTTCAGTTTGATTGGCTGAAAGTGGCCCCTTCCGCCGAGGCTCCCCCGTACCGCGGTCCCGACCCCGACTACGTAAGGCCAGATCGGTTCTAG
- a CDS encoding sigma-70 family RNA polymerase sigma factor, with product MSKLTEILQADTGDGASAANRLMPLVYDELRRLAASKMARESGTQTLQPTALVHEAWLRLGGDDQTTWENRTHFFCAAAEAMRRILIDRARRKQARRHGGGQERVHVDELEIVAPVKDEELLAVNDVLDEFARHAPQKAELVKLRYYGGMGLIEAGRVLGISEPTAVRWWTYAKTWLYQAIQESRASGKG from the coding sequence ATGAGCAAATTAACGGAGATTCTTCAAGCTGACACGGGAGACGGCGCTAGCGCCGCCAACCGTCTCATGCCGCTGGTCTATGATGAACTCCGTCGACTCGCCGCCAGCAAGATGGCCCGCGAGTCCGGAACGCAAACCCTGCAGCCCACCGCGCTCGTTCATGAAGCCTGGCTGCGGCTGGGTGGGGATGATCAGACCACCTGGGAAAACCGGACCCATTTCTTTTGCGCCGCTGCAGAGGCCATGCGCCGGATTCTCATCGACCGTGCACGACGCAAACAGGCGCGGCGACATGGCGGCGGACAGGAGCGCGTCCATGTCGATGAACTGGAGATTGTCGCCCCAGTGAAGGATGAGGAACTCTTAGCCGTCAACGACGTGCTCGACGAGTTCGCCCGGCATGCTCCTCAGAAAGCGGAGTTGGTGAAACTTCGTTACTACGGGGGCATGGGCCTTATAGAGGCCGGGCGAGTGCTCGGGATCTCCGAGCCAACCGCCGTCCGCTGGTGGACCTACGCCAAGACCTGGCTCTATCAGGCGATCCAAGAGAGCCGGGCCTCTGGAAAAGGCTAG
- a CDS encoding alpha/beta fold hydrolase: MNTRNNDRSTHQLRPTIGLLIGLTLSLFGPLINAQTPVVMQSVDRSTNRVRVTWTDPTPNQAYTVQIRDSVSSGAWRTAPTRYRWPWPHTHWGDATRNLPATRYYRVNAQTVTPANRGKLLSNLVKAENSLATLDNAFELWGFKGFALPKFATVARKFTYETIDPFGLPITASALLILPQGTNGPLPLASVQHGTIAMKSDAPSQPGSGDNLAVLLATQGYAVVVPDYLGLGDSPSYQSYLYSRSEATCVIDALRAGKSLCASNKVTLNGKLFLAGFSQGGHVTMATHRELEASHADEFAVTASAPCAGTYDLGGVTTEALLSKPDYPISYPFAMILAAYLPIYQLADTLEELLAEPYRRLLPPLLDGNHNETEITAVLPSDPVAILRSDYQSDFRTNPNNPLRQAMLENNNYDWTPKAPVRLIHSRGDTIAPFANAQIAYDSFINRGACCVSLVDPGAPAKLSHEDSYVPSVREVFTWFATFP; the protein is encoded by the coding sequence ATGAACACACGAAACAACGACCGTTCGACTCACCAACTAAGGCCGACGATCGGTCTTCTGATCGGCCTGACCCTCTCCTTGTTTGGCCCGCTGATAAACGCCCAAACCCCAGTGGTCATGCAGTCCGTCGATCGATCCACCAACCGAGTTCGCGTGACGTGGACCGATCCGACACCCAACCAGGCCTATACCGTTCAAATTCGCGATTCGGTCTCCAGCGGGGCTTGGCGCACGGCGCCAACGAGGTATCGCTGGCCCTGGCCGCATACGCATTGGGGAGACGCCACCCGCAACCTTCCAGCAACCCGCTACTATCGGGTCAACGCCCAAACCGTTACACCGGCCAATCGCGGTAAACTCCTCAGCAACCTCGTGAAAGCCGAGAACAGCTTGGCCACTCTGGATAACGCGTTCGAACTGTGGGGATTTAAAGGCTTCGCTCTACCGAAATTTGCCACCGTCGCCCGCAAGTTTACCTATGAAACCATTGATCCGTTCGGCCTGCCCATCACGGCGTCCGCGCTGTTGATTCTTCCCCAGGGAACCAACGGCCCGTTGCCTTTGGCAAGTGTGCAGCATGGAACGATCGCGATGAAAAGCGATGCGCCTTCGCAACCCGGATCGGGAGACAATCTGGCAGTTTTGCTGGCCACCCAGGGCTATGCCGTAGTGGTGCCGGACTATCTCGGTCTGGGAGATTCGCCTAGCTACCAGTCCTATCTCTATTCCCGAAGCGAAGCAACCTGTGTGATCGACGCCCTACGCGCTGGCAAATCTCTCTGTGCCAGCAACAAGGTGACGTTGAATGGAAAGCTTTTCCTCGCCGGGTTTTCCCAGGGAGGCCACGTCACCATGGCGACGCATCGCGAACTCGAGGCCTCCCATGCTGACGAATTCGCTGTGACCGCCTCCGCCCCGTGCGCCGGGACCTACGATCTCGGCGGAGTCACCACAGAAGCCCTCCTCTCGAAACCGGACTATCCGATATCCTATCCATTCGCCATGATCCTGGCGGCCTATCTTCCGATCTATCAACTGGCGGACACCCTCGAAGAACTCCTGGCCGAACCGTATCGGCGGCTATTGCCGCCGTTGCTGGATGGGAACCACAACGAAACCGAGATCACGGCCGTGCTGCCATCCGATCCGGTCGCCATTCTACGATCGGATTATCAGTCGGATTTCCGAACCAACCCGAACAACCCGCTACGACAGGCAATGCTCGAGAACAACAACTACGATTGGACCCCCAAGGCCCCGGTGAGGCTGATCCATAGTCGAGGTGATACCATCGCCCCGTTTGCAAATGCGCAGATTGCTTACGATAGCTTCATCAATCGGGGCGCGTGCTGTGTGAGTTTGGTGGATCCCGGAGCCCCGGCGAAACTGAGTCATGAGGACTCCTATGTGCCAAGTGTACGTGAAGTATTCACCTGGTTCGCCACCTTCCCATGA